DNA from Deltaproteobacteria bacterium:
CGACGTTCCAGTAGAAGCCGCCGAGTCCCGCATTGTCCACGGCCGGGAGGAGCCCGCCGGAGCCGTTGTTGAGCGTCGCATCCCAATAGAAGGAGCGGTTATGCCAGAGGATGTTGTTGTAAAGGATCGGGTTCGCGAACGTCTGGGCCTGCGAGGGGTCGAAAGCCGCCTGGAGCTGTGAGCTGTGCGCCAGTGCGCTGATGCCCGCCGCCTGCGGCGTAGTGATGTTAAGCCCGCCGCCCGTTGCGCCCGGTGTGCAAAGCCCTGCCGCCGCCGGGAAGGGAAGACATGCCGCGCCGAAGGCGTCCTCGAAGGTGCTCGTCGAGTCGTTGTAGGCGATCGTGTTGTTGACGATGGCCACGTTCGCCGCATCGTCGAGCGAGATTCCGGCGCCCGAATCTCCGGAAAGGTTATTGACGATGATGTTATTCAGAATGTCCACACGGTACCAGGCCGTGTTGTCGGCAGGGTTTCTCAGCACATCCTGGCCGTTGACGAGCAGGAGCCGGATGCCCGCGCCGTCGTCCTGCGCCAGGTTCCCCTGGATGAGGTTCCGGTTTATCGTGACGTTTCCGGATCCCGGAGTCAGCCTGTTCGGGTCGGCTCCGACTGGAACGAGCTCGCCCGAGACGATGATCCCGCCGCCCTCGTCGAACGCCTCGTTGAACAGGATCCTGTTGTTTTCGATGAGACCGTTGTTGCTGAGCCCGAAGTGGGAGATCCCTGCTCCGTAGACCAGCGAGAAGTTCCCGCAGATCCAGTTCTCCGTGATCCTGTATTCGTCGCTGCCGTTGAACAGGCCGATACCGCCTCCCGCCGCCGGCTCGAAGACGCCGCCGTTCTGGTCGACGTGGTTATGGTGAATTACGACGTTGTCGTTGCGGTAGCTCACGTAATTGGGCCCTTGAGGCGTATTGCCCGCCGGATCGGGAATCGACGGGTGGCCGATGCGGATGCCGCCGATCTTCTGTCCCTGATTGCTCTGGACCTTGTTATTGCTGATCTGGAGGTGATGCGCGTACGCGTTGGCGAAGATCCCGCCGCCGCCGCCCTGTTCCCCCGCCGCCCCGGTGATAAGCAATCCGTCGATCCTCGCCGGATCGGCCGCCGTGAACGCCCCGTCCTTGGCGAAGACGGAAACCACAGCGCCGTGGTCCTGGAGATAATTGAAGACCTGGGTCGGGTCGTTGGGAAGCGTGTCGATGTGATCTATCGCGCCTGAGTCGATGAGGTTCTGGACCTTGGCATCCCAGGCCGCCCGCTTGTCGAGATCGAAGCTCTGTCCGTTGATCGCCGTCGACCATGCCCCGGACCCCTGGAGCTTCACGGGTTTCCACATGATGAGGTTTTCATCGTACGTTCCCGGGGTGACCAGGATGATGTCTCCAGCCGCCGCGGCGTCGAGCGCCTTCTGGATAGACTGGCCGGGGTAGACGCGCCTGACATTCCCTCCGACATGGAGGGTTATCCCCATGATCGTGGAGTTGCCGTTGTCTCCGCGGGTCACCATGAGCTGGCCCGTAGAGATGCCGCCCGGCACCCTCGCAGTGATGACCGTGTCGGTCCAGGCGATGATTTCAAGCGGGATGGGGAAGCCGCCTGGCGGAGTCACGGTAACGATCCCCGTGTTGTCGCCGAATCCGAAATCACGCACGTTACCGGCCACGGAGACGTCCTGTACGGAAATCAGCCGGATAATACGCCCGGCCCGGTCGACGTACGACCCCCCGCCAGGCCCGTCCACCTGGGAAATAACAGGGGTGCCGGAGGGGAACTCGCAGTCGAGCACACCGGTATTCGCCGTGAAAGCTCCTATGGGAAGAACGGGAGTGTCGAGGTGAGTCGTCTTCCCCGGCATTATGTCGAATGTCAGCCGGAAGACCGAGTAGCCGGGGTTATAGAAAGGATCCCTGATGAAATTCCCGGATCCGGGGGGAGACTCGATCGGACCGGGGCTGTTGAGAGCAACGGTCACCATGCTCGGCGAGACCCCGGACGGAAGAGGAGCGTTTATCCGGTAAGTCGACGGGAGCGACACGCTGAACCCGCCAAACTGGTCGGTGTAGGTACGGGCGATCTCGTTCCCCTGGTAGTCCTCCAGGCCGACAGGGAGGAACATCGGCGCGAGCTTGTCGCCGAACCGGGGGCTCGCCGGGTCGAAGGTGTTCGTGATGTCGTTCGTCACGAGGCCTACGAACCGTCCGGACTTGGGAACTTCCGTGAAGAGGTGGAAGTCCGCTGCGGCATTCGTCCTTTCCGCCAGCCGAACCTGCTTCAGATCGCACAGGGGGCGATCTGTGCCTGCGAAGTGCGCGGGAACTCCCGGGAAGAGGGTCAGTTCCGCGGGGACGGTGTGAAGCTCGCCCACGCATGGAGGAACGGTGCTCGGGTTGGGAGGCTCCGGCGCGCGAGTGCTCGGCGTCATCGAATCGCCGAAATCGACGTTCTTGTCTTCCTCTTTCACGAGATCATACTGGCCGGGAGGCGGCACCACCTCGACTATGTATGTGCTCGCAGGAAGCCCTTCCACTTCCGTGCTTCCGGAATCGATCCCGCCTGGGAAGTAGGAGAAGAATCCGTATCCGCCGTCGAAGAGGGCGCCGGGGCGCACCTGGTTCCAGTAGGGGAAGATTTCGGCGCAATCCTTGTAGCGCCCGCCGTACGGTTGGAAGAATGTTTGGGCCGCGTTGTCGGCGATGCATCCTGTTATGGGATTGTCGTCCCAGCTGTCCGCCGTGACGGTGCTGATCGCGTCGCCGTAATCCAATATGCCGTTGCCGTTCCGATCGATGTCTTCGGGTCCGGGGAAATTGCCGAAGGGGTAGTTGTCAGAGTCCGCGCGGGTTATGACCCCGTCGCCGTTGACATCGTCGATCACCCCGTCCGCATTGGCGTCGGCGTAAAGGTTGAGCACGATCCGGGGGATGCCGGGCTCCCAGGGATCGCCTACACCCAGGGCCGCGTCGTCCTCGGCACGGGTCGTCGAATAGAATACGACGCCGGTGATCCCGCCGTTTTTACCCGGCGGATAGTCCGTTTTCCCCCAGTCGATAACGTTCGCCTGCCCCGCGTAGACCATCATGGCTTCGAGCAGTATCGGTGCGGTGTAGGTGGAGAGTTCGGTCCGGCAATCCGTGGAACCATCGGCGCACGGCTCCGCCTGGGGCTGGGGAGTCAGCTCGAAGGTGTTCGGACGGGCGGGATCCCGGGGAAGTTCCCCTCCGAGGTCGACGTACACGGTTGCGCCGGTTGCCTCGAGAACGGCGAAATCGACCTCGACCACGAGCCACTTGAAGAAGGGGAAAATTTCCTTGAGCTCGTAATTCCCGGCGTCGTCCGTGACCGTGGACTGGTAGATAGACCCGTCCCGGAACCTGAGATTGATGGCCAACCCCGCAATGCCCGTTTCTCCCGCGTCCCTGTATCCGTTCCGGTTAAGGTCGGTGAATATGCTTCCCTTGAGCGTTCCGAACCACATCGGGACAGGGACATTGTCCAACGCAACCGTACTCGGCCCCCCTCCCGGCCCGAGCGGCGTGGCCGGGGGGACGACGACCGTCCGGAAGGAGATGATCACGTCCCGCGGGGCGTCCCAGAAAGCGAGCTGGTAGGCCCCGGGGGGAACGTTCGTAAGCGTGAACGTGGAGTCGCCCGTCAACGGGTCCGTTACCAGCGGCTGTGCGTAAATAAGCTCGTCCGCCCGGT
Protein-coding regions in this window:
- a CDS encoding right-handed parallel beta-helix repeat-containing protein, yielding MISKACIPGKVRIGIFAALLSVAFLALLQATALGFTLNVVDGNGTPITVGYRWLLEDDPTQPVTPGVVDDNAVSVNIYNGYAPVVAKGTSADTSPLGNPNIVDPSKRYVISVLPDNTYSNGGANVAAGAGTVRVICQALPLPTAQISVQVFEDNAPLNGAPDPPAERGLEGFKIIVFEYAGQVTVDAFGNNLGTTYQFTDLNGNGVHDNGEPFVLDADGNPIVNVQGSGVFTDNTGNAIVKYLAPGKYGVRAVPPEPLNTPPLNEELWIGTSTLEGTPTIDAWVKPNEERLFNEAGFFSTHVFYGFVHPTDNLAWRPLGMYMPFFPIDNTLFPEQYGTISGKVVSFHTTRPPIIPDTAPGVPIQEGWIGVTNLNRADELIYAQPLVTDPLTGDSTFTLTNVPPGAYQLAFWDAPRDVIISFRTVVVPPATPLGPGGGPSTVALDNVPVPMWFGTLKGSIFTDLNRNGYRDAGETGIAGLAINLRFRDGSIYQSTVTDDAGNYELKEIFPFFKWLVVEVDFAVLEATGATVYVDLGGELPRDPARPNTFELTPQPQAEPCADGSTDCRTELSTYTAPILLEAMMVYAGQANVIDWGKTDYPPGKNGGITGVVFYSTTRAEDDAALGVGDPWEPGIPRIVLNLYADANADGVIDDVNGDGVITRADSDNYPFGNFPGPEDIDRNGNGILDYGDAISTVTADSWDDNPITGCIADNAAQTFFQPYGGRYKDCAEIFPYWNQVRPGALFDGGYGFFSYFPGGIDSGSTEVEGLPASTYIVEVVPPPGQYDLVKEEDKNVDFGDSMTPSTRAPEPPNPSTVPPCVGELHTVPAELTLFPGVPAHFAGTDRPLCDLKQVRLAERTNAAADFHLFTEVPKSGRFVGLVTNDITNTFDPASPRFGDKLAPMFLPVGLEDYQGNEIARTYTDQFGGFSVSLPSTYRINAPLPSGVSPSMVTVALNSPGPIESPPGSGNFIRDPFYNPGYSVFRLTFDIMPGKTTHLDTPVLPIGAFTANTGVLDCEFPSGTPVISQVDGPGGGSYVDRAGRIIRLISVQDVSVAGNVRDFGFGDNTGIVTVTPPGGFPIPLEIIAWTDTVITARVPGGISTGQLMVTRGDNGNSTIMGITLHVGGNVRRVYPGQSIQKALDAAAAGDIILVTPGTYDENLIMWKPVKLQGSGAWSTAINGQSFDLDKRAAWDAKVQNLIDSGAIDHIDTLPNDPTQVFNYLQDHGAVVSVFAKDGAFTAADPARIDGLLITGAAGEQGGGGGIFANAYAHHLQISNNKVQSNQGQKIGGIRIGHPSIPDPAGNTPQGPNYVSYRNDNVVIHHNHVDQNGGVFEPAAGGGIGLFNGSDEYRITENWICGNFSLVYGAGISHFGLSNNGLIENNRILFNEAFDEGGGIIVSGELVPVGADPNRLTPGSGNVTINRNLIQGNLAQDDGAGIRLLLVNGQDVLRNPADNTAWYRVDILNNIIVNNLSGDSGAGISLDDAANVAIVNNTIAYNDSTSTFEDAFGAACLPFPAAAGLCTPGATGGGLNITTPQAAGISALAHSSQLQAAFDPSQAQTFANPILYNNILWHNRSFYWDATLNNGSGGLLPAVDNAGLGGFYWNVGVFGGIGTEKLDARNCILDGNSGPTVLNPAANMIVSSDNNAAFPRFADPYFNTPFPLPGTFGFVTVTFTQPGQTSLGLKGDYHINGPNPPTDNTYSQAIDAGAALGTIPAGAQTITNLGVDIDGEARPFDEPLAADSPSPVDIGADEFRRIVLP